attctgctgtacatcgggtcactgtgagtcagaactgacttgacagcacctagaaATGACAACTGGGATAGGGCACCGAAGGTCAGATGTCACATATATTAATGTAATCTTATTAATGAATATGTAAGAATGGGCTTGTGTAATTAATATTATAAACAATACCAGAAATCTTTTGTGGTTCAAGAGGAAATAAATAGATTAGTATTGTAATGTTTCATATATTTTCTAGGTAGATGCTAAAGGTGTTCAATACCTTGACATTGTGATcagttttttaaagtatgttGTAAAGTCTGGTCTAAAATTTAATACAGATTTGACATTCAACATCCACAGAGAAAGGTAAAATTTAGACATATTTTAAATAACCCAGGAGAAgataaaaataattcataaatattATGAAGACCACAAAATAAGTAGGATACTGAAATCCCAAATCTATCCATCATAACAGGAAACATGTATTCATCCTGTCAACATCAAATGTGGCTTAACTATGTTCTATTGCCTATCTTTTCAAGCAACACAATACAGCAAGAACAAAGGTATAAAAATTAAATCAATACAGAGATAATACATTTTTTGTATTATAACCAAATGAGAAAGTAGCATGGTGATATAAATGTCACATAAGTCAAAGATAGGGTTTCACAAGTTTCTTGTTGTTATAATTAGaatcatatttttatttaaatttccaTGTATTACAAACACAATCTGCCTAATAATGAATACACACCTACCTTTGCATACACACATCAAAGTCTActgaaatatatccatgaatgtataATGAGCTTCACCATGTATTTGGATATTGTGTTATGAATAAACAATAACTGAATGTTATGCAAAATACAGAATTAGGAGATTCTAATAAGATAAGGAAGAGTCCCGGTGGTTTGCtaggtgcaaggtcagcagttccaaatcacTACCAGTtccgatggagaaagatgaggctttctactcccataaagagctacagtctctgaaacaccctgggaaagcccaccctgccctacagggtcattagGAATTAGAATTGACTACACAGCAGTGAagaggttggttttttttaaatgtacaaaacAAGGGGGATTCATTTTCCTTATGCAGGTCAAACATTGTTGAGAGACACGGGAGTCACCACTCATGAGAATAAAAGGACTGGTGGTTGGGAAACACACATCACTTAGTGTAGACAGGTTCATCATCCACCAAgtgggatgaaaaacagaaactatAACAAATTGAAAGATGATGGAGAGGGTGTAGAAAAACACAAAGGTGCTCACCAGGACAAGGATGGTTTGGGTGGCTCTGGTCTCAGgggaggatctgggggaaatgctGTTCCTGTGAAGGTCTTTGACCCGCTGCTTGTGTCTGTGCAGGATGAaaaccatggagctgctggccaaGAGCATGAGTGCCAACGACACAGCATCGGGGAAAGACAGCAGCACAGCATACAGGGCATCCGCTGTCTTGTCACGATGAGCACCAGTGCAATATCCAAAGTCTTTTCTATCTCTGGTGGTTTTATCGCCCTGATTGCTACTTAGAAACATAGGGAAAATAACACTAACCAGCATGTGCATGATCCAGCACAGGATTATGGAGACGCCCATGTATTGGGGAGCTTTCACCCTGAGGTCTGCCCAACTGGAGTTCCTGGGGTTGATGATGATGGCCTGGAAGATCCTCAAGAGCCAGGGGCTGCCAATGGACACACCCCTGTCCACTCTGTGAACACAGAAAAGACTTTGGTAGGCAAAATCATTGAGGAAATTCTTCCTCCCAAAAGCTGCCATAATCTGAGGGACACCTCTAGAAAGATGTACCATGGTGTTGGCTACAGTCGGGTGCCTAAGAATCAAGTCTGTGCACCTTGATCGGCATCCAGTGACGTAAAGGAAGATAATATGGTAAAGAAGAGAGAAATTCCCCAGAAGACCAACTGTAGTCTGCAATATGAGAATTATTCCTAATGTCAAATCCCTGGAGTTCGTTCTTTCAAATCCATTGACTAAGGTTTGTCTTCAGAGCCAGAACATCCTACATGAGAAAATGAGACATAAGACATATGTATCAAAGAAACAGAAATCCTCTTTCTCTGCCTACCATTAATTAATTACCAGTTAGACACGTGGATtaaggattttattattttaacactTTGCtatttcatccacatatcatacaatccaatacTTCAATCATCTCATGATGAGTTATACAATCTATACTTcaatcaatttaaaaaatattttctccttagtcctcattgttatttgtgcaatattattttcaattttggcaTAACATATACATAGCAAAACATTCTTCAGTTCAACAACTTccacatgtacaattcaatgTCCCTAATTATatgcttcatgttgtacaacctttATTGATATGCCTCTGCAGATTGTTCTAACCCCTttaaaataaactcaatgccccctaagcaaaaaatcTTCATTCTGTACCCATGGTGACCCTAGGTCAAGttgggtctcttggtttcttttcttttttaatagctCTTGATATAATACTCATATAACATTGTccgtagttaaatcactttttaaagcgAGTCCTATATACCCAATCACATTTCTAAAACTCCTCCTCCATCCCCCGTTCATTGATTGCTCCTCAATTAGCCTCCTCCTCCCACTCTTCCTGAGAAAGTATTGTATCAGTTATTCTGTCTCTGCATCCACTTCTTTTGTGCTGCACAAACAGGGGAAGCTAACAGAAAcagtaaaaatcaaaacaaaacagaaagaagaaaacaaaaataacaataataatagacagctaaaaataaaatggaaggaaaaaaatctaaacaatatttcaaaaaccagagaaatttctgtcttggaaaagctgagaaaaatgtgagcctagagcaaattcaggttgggtcaaaagagagatccacTGACCAAGCATTATATGATGCATTGGTTCGATCCGCCATAACCAAGTTTACAGTGACCTCTATCTTGGAATCCTCTCCTGTGTCGAGAAGGGATTTGCAAGAGGCTTACTCTGACTATGTACTCTACAGATGGACTTGGCTCCCACTGTCTcacacagccttctacaaatcgaGTGTTCATGCTTTAAGCTCGGGCACTTTTCCATTCTTCATGTTTGggttttgttatcatcatctttgaatcacacagactggtgggctT
The sequence above is drawn from the Tenrec ecaudatus isolate mTenEca1 chromosome 18, mTenEca1.hap1, whole genome shotgun sequence genome and encodes:
- the LOC142432562 gene encoding vomeronasal type-1 receptor 4-like; protein product: MVNGFERTNSRDLTLGIILILQTTVGLLGNFSLLYHIIFLYVTGCRSRCTDLILRHPTVANTMVHLSRGVPQIMAAFGRKNFLNDFAYQSLFCVHRVDRGVSIGSPWLLRIFQAIIINPRNSSWADLRVKAPQYMGVSIILCWIMHMLVSVIFPMFLSSNQGDKTTRDRKDFGYCTGAHRDKTADALYAVLLSFPDAVSLALMLLASSSMVFILHRHKQRVKDLHRNSISPRSSPETRATQTILVLVSTFVFFYTLSIIFQFVIVSVFHPTWWMMNLSTLSDVCFPTTSPFILMSGDSRVSQQCLTCIRKMNPPCFVHLKKTNLFTAV